Sequence from the Populus nigra chromosome 17, ddPopNigr1.1, whole genome shotgun sequence genome:
ATGATCAAAAGTGCAGTGATGTCTATTCCACATTTTTCTTTAAGTCGGTAAGGAGATATTGTGAACCAAGTTTCTGTCAATAACATCACCAAGTGCCAGTGGATGTTCGGCTtccaaaaatcaacttaaaaggaaAGATTTCATGTTTAAACAACCAGCAACAACCTCCACTTCTGAACTCTTTATGAGTTTGTTGATTAAGATTTCATTGGCCGATCACATCTTTCTTGTTGATTCAAAACCCTAGTACTAGTAGATCACTACCACCCCATCACCATCAATTGAATGAGCAACCATCATGCTGTTCAAACAAAACCAGTAGCTGATGTCACTGCAAAATCACACCTATGTTGTTCCAACTTAAATCGTAGCATTAATTCTCTCCAAAATGGTTAAATAATGCATTCCTAGTCCAAATATTCAGAATTCTCAGGTGGAAAAGGAGCTGTATGGCATTGATCATAATGCAAAGATCTGAATGTCTTGAATCACAgctgtcattttttttccacttacaGTAACTCTTTTTGACAGTCCAGGCAATTGCTGTTGTGTTCACCCCCACAATGATTAAAGGTTCGTAGTCCCACCAAACATTGTCTCTAAAAAGTTCAGCCAATTAACCCCACAAGACATCCATTTAAAACATGGTAGTTCTAAGAGTAGAATGAGAGCCAACAACGGTACAAAATGGAACCGTTGCAAAAGAATTCCAACGAAAAGAACAGAACAAGAAAGGCAGTTAAAGTAGAAAGATTCGGCCAACGTTGAAAGCAAAAGCAATgatcaaaagagaaaaagaatgtACTAATGGAATGATGATCCGGGAGACAAAAAGGTAAGTGTTCAATTTAAGGTAATGGTGAATTTTATTAACCAACAACACTACCAAATGAATATCTAGCTGCAAATTTTCAAATCCTCTCTTCATTGTTCAAATGACCAGTCTCAAATAGGAGTCATAAATAAgacaataaaaagaagatatGTTAAACATCAGAAGCATATTCCAACTTGTAAAACAATTATGTGGAAGCTGCAACTTGAAGGTAATagtaattattagtttttagtTGGCAGCCAATCTTTGCGGATGTCAAAGGTGTAGTTGATCTCAAGGTAGCACTTGTTATCGTCATCAACGAACTGGAGACACAGAAAGAAGAATACAAAGGAAATCAGTAGCAGCTTCTGCAAACCAAAAATTCTTGATGAATCTAATAATCATCTTTGAAATCTAATCACTAAACAAAGGATGACCCACAAGTTTAAATGTTCACATGCATGAATTATGACACACTTGATTCCAGAACTAATTGATAGGAACATTACTCAGCTTGTCCTTTTGAAGCAGATTAAGTTAGGCCTTGGAAGATGTTCTGAAACAATAACTATATTGTAGGGACTTTAAATGGTAATAGATTTGATGTTagcatatttaaaattatttgaatttttgcgaaattttttttataaatccatGCTCTTAAATGCAGGTGCCCCACAAGTACTATCACATGAATCAGCAGAACAGATGAAAACAACTGAACATGAATGTGTGTAGTTTGTGCGCAAACGCATTGAGAAAAGGTCAGTTGATGAACATGTATTTTGAACCAATACATCTGTTGCGTGAAAAGATCAAATATCAAAGGggtgaagaacaagaagaactGGTGGAACTTACTTTACTTCTAGCCGCATATGATCCTCTAGCAAACATACCAGATGGAGTAGTTTCTTCAGGCATTTCATGAGTATAAGGTTCTGTCTGAGGACTAAAGGTTCCGATCATCTCCTTTGAGCTATCAACTATCATGATAAATCATCATACAAGGGAAAATCATTATTTCAGAGAAAAAGAGATACGAGGATGAAGAGATTGGAAGAGATAAATGGAGAGACTTTTACCCTTGATACCAGTTTTCCAAACCGTGTTAGTATACTTGAGGCCGGAAACAATGTTGTTCTTAACCTCAAAAGTGAACTGCAGACTATAGCGGCTACCTTCTTTTAAGGTGAACCATGAGCCTTTAGGCTTTCCATTCTCAGGAACTGAAAGAACAATATCAGGTCTGCCAGAGGATTTGATTTCAAGGCTTAGGATTTTAACTTCAGGTTCAAGAGTCTCTACATAGTTATAAAACCATTAAGAAAAATGTCAGAGATCCAAACAAACTTCTTCTGCCATTAATTGATCAGATTTCTTCCAAGAATCAAAAAGGCTAACAGAggaaattttattcaaattcaagCATTTACAAATCCAGTCAATGAAATAGTATGCTTGAATAAATGGAGATGATGAAAGAAGGGTCTAACACACTATAGTAACACATGAGCTCAGACACAATTGCTATAAATTGTGggaaaagaaaccaaaatttGACAAATAATACATAAACTATCAACcctaattaacaaaattaacttttattaatTCCTAAGATTTCTCAGGTGAATTTTAGTTCTTCTCACAGCAGACAATATGCAGAGACTTATAAAtccacaaaaaaatcattaacagaCTACATAAAACATGGCTCCATTACCACTAATTGCAAAGGAAATCTGAACTATACAACAAAttaacacattttcaaaatgtTTAAGCAGATTACCTCCAGCAGCCTCAATATCCACAGCCCCAAGAAGCTGTTCCTTCCACCTCCTCAAGCTCTCATCATCCTACATTCTCAAACCccacaaaacagaaaaagattgaacataaacaaaacaaaaaatggaacagtaattaataaaaagaaacaggaatgagaaaacacaaagaggtagaaaacaagaaagaaaaacaaaccttgTCTTTTTCAAGTTGTTCTTTGAGTGTGTATTGAGGACCCAGCTCAATATTCCTTTCATTAGTTTCCTcatcatcctcttcttcttgatCAGTTCCATAAAGAGAACTCTCACTCATCTTTCTGCTAATCCCACCACTTTTAGGTTCATCAACATTATGTTCTTCTTCATTTGGAggtgtttttgttgttgctgctgtctCAGAAActtcctctttgtttttctcaTCAAAACCCATGCTTTTAGTATTTGAATTCACACCAACCTCCAAAGACATCAACAGCCCATCAACAGTAACAAAAGAAACAGCACTTGTGTCTGCGCCTGTATGTGTCTCCCTTAgggaacaaaacaaaacaaaacaaaacagaatgCCCCCAAAGCAAAAGAACACAGAAACGAGACACCAACAAAAGAAGGGTCAAAGACTCTTAAAAACTAGAAAGTTTAACACCggacaaaatcaagaaaacccaCAACCATAACCCttcaaacaacaaaaagacaCACTAACAGCCCAAGAAAGAACGATAGAGAAAGGGCACAAGTTCAGTTTTTAGAAAGTTCaaacaaaggaaaaagaaacagtCATGTGGTGATCCTAAAATTGTGTTCAACTAAACAACAATggcaaaataagaaaagaaaggtgTCAAGATCGTGAAGGTCACTCCTTCAGTAGGATCCACGAATACCTTGATTCAAGGACATGGGGGGCTTTAAAATTAGTGCATCCTTTTGATTACATAACCAAAACaatatacagagagagagatgtgAGATTAAGACAGCCTAGGATTTCTGGAGGATAGACTCCTCCTCTTTGACTTCTTATAATGGAAACTCTGACTCGGAcatgaaggaaataaaaaaaagctgcCTAGGATTCTGATAGTTATAATTGGTTTGGTTCAGGTTGCTGTTTTTAACTTTAGATAAGCTCTCAGTTCTTGGTACTTTGACCTTAGGTTTTTTGTATGGACATTTTCTTGTCCTTGTCAAAAAGATTATAGGCTTGTGCAAAGTCAATTCAGTAAGCTGAGTCCCAGTAATTTGTACATTTTCTTATGAATTTATGACATAAAAAACCATAGCTGACGAAAGTAATAAAGAGTCCGAGTTAAAGGTTGTTGAGTCGATTTTATCAGATCAATTGTTTATCAATAAGatgtaattttgttattttttaaagaaaaactttaTTAGTTTAGACTCAATCCAATTTGAAATACGTTTATAGGCTAATCACCATGTAGGTTACttgaaatcttttattaaatcaatttcaaattagTCCAAATTGAAATTTAGTTGGAATCATAAATGTTATTTATCAAGTTAACCGGTAAATTTAaaccaagtttaattttattataaaaaccattAGGTGAGGCTTTCAGGACTAGTGTAGAAAATTTTCTAAGTTAAATTATATGGACTCATTGAATTTGTAATTGTCATTTGCTAAATGGAAATGGGAATTTTCAACCTTGAAGATAATCATGGCCTTCAATGATGTACAGCAAGGCCGTGGTAGCAAGGAGAATCTCTGCATTGAATTGTTCCGATTTCTTTAATACATGTGCCCCACTAATTATTAAGGCCACTGAACAGATTCTAGGAGGGCCACTGTGTAAAATGTACATGACCATCATTCAATAGCCATGATGGTGGAACAACAATATTCTGCTCTGTTAACTgatgtaataaattattttccatggGAGGAATGGTCAGCAGATGCATGAACCTCAGCTTAAACTTCTTGCCAACTTCATGCAATCCTTTGGCAATTTTGTACTGTTTGCTTGGACCTTATCCCTTGTGCGATGGAGCCAAGAACTAGTTTTCACACTGACAATTTACCACACAAACACGAAGGGAGGCAGAGATATCTTCCCAAGGTCAACATCAGCAACCACCGCAGATGGTGGCCAAATTTGCCATTTACCTAACGTGGTCCTCAGCTCCAAGATAATTCATCATCGTTTCCCTCGGGAGATGATAAAACCACAGTAAATCGGTAGAGTCATCTCTGGCAGCATTTATAGGGTGCAAGTACAGCAGACTGGAAGCGAGTAATTTCATATACATGAGAATTATATAGCGACAAGAATCATCTTGGATTCTTTTTCGCAAACAAGAAGATAGATTTCTAGGGAAATATAAGACTCCTTGAATTCCAATACTCGTGAAGTTCGAGGGATTATTCCAGGACCTTGGACCTTAGAGTCATCTCTAGCTGCATTTATAGGGTATTGGTATAGCAGACTGGAAGTGAGTTATTCACCTTCTAAATGATATCCCCTCTTCAATCTCTGTATTATTTGATTCCTCGTAACTCCAGGCAACTATGCGCAGTAGTAACTAAAATGGGAAAATGGAAGATTATGCAGTTCAAATGAAAAGAACCTAAATTCAGAGCATTAAATGGCTTTTGCTCTACCATGCCTTGTGGTTTATCGGATCCTTCTCTATCCTTCTCTGTCAACTAAGAtgctgtttggtattgtggttgcGGGTGAGGTTCATGATTTTCATTGATGGGACCCACCAATTTTAACTGTTGCACCACAGGTTTGGAGAAGCAGCATTTCGTTGTGATTTCCTCTtaacagtggagcatggctccactgttgcactgttcacgtgaacagttgttgtttttttaaaaaaaaaaaccagtgcagttaatttattttactcgcactgttcacgtgaatataaacttctaaatttttttttgttttttttaaaaaaatagtttaaggtgaattaaatttactcgtactgtaatctcaattttatttatgataatatgttatctaattttattgcacgctcaaaaaatcatgaaaactgtagttcttgtcgaatAAATTTTGgacgtaatgaaattgtaaattttttttttaaaaattgagttttacttgaaaaactagtatttaatattatttaataacactatataaattagaaggatatcgcatgATGTATAACATTTGTGAAATTTGATTgcaattccaattatgttcttgccgggtccgacgcagttaaaaaaaattcagtttttatttttattttaattgtgttttattcattaaattagaaagatatcgcttgatgacgtaacaaaaaattcagattttgttgttgcgtgcttaagaaaccatgaaaaatatagtcattgttggatagattttgtatgtgatgacattgcatgtagtttaatggaataataaataaattttgatatcaatattatttatttcatgatgtaataatagtagttaaatctacaatatttaaatgaaaaatatttttaattattttataacctcaatttaaaaagcatttttttaaccaaacacattaaactactttttcttcaacatcaatttcaaccacagttttaaccaaacacctattttttcaaaccaacctcaactaaaagtactttttataaaacaacttttttcaaaccacaaccacaacagcaaccgcaataccaaacacattctAAGTCCATCCAATTTCCCTACATTCTAAGTCCATCCAATTTCCCtgatataaatttgaaatgaatCAAAACAAATCTACTCTATCAAAATTAATGTATTATCTAGTGATGATAAATGATGCATCTTACAGAAGAGTAGACTTGAATGTTACTGACAAAATATGGAACAATTCTCTTTCCATTTGATGTTCGAATAACCCTTGACCTTGATGTTACAGGGAGAAGACAGACTAgatttcaaatacaaaatgCCCCCAAAAAGATGGAAGCACGTCCCCCAACTCTAGTGGCTGAATATTCAAACATTATGCAGCCAGGCTCGGTAATCTTCACAATTTAAAATTGCGTTCTCAAGAATCTGTGATTCAGTTGTCCAATACAATTATAGATGCACCAGAATCAAGTGGAGGGATGAAACAATGCTTCAGCCTGAAATAACTTATCAATTGCTTCCCCATTTTCTCTTAACACTCTCTTTAGCTGAAACTTCAACATAAACACCATTCTTTAACGCACCAGCAAAATCAGCAGGATCATCTGGAGATGCCTTTCTCAACATTTTTGATGACATAAAAGTCAGCCCATTTCTTGTCCCTCGCAAAGCGTATAGCAAAGGATTGACCATGACAGCAAGGATCAAGTCACCTTTTGCAATTATGAGATACTGTACATGTAATATAACATCATAAGAAATTGGGagagagaaattaattaaacacaGCATTCCAAGAATTGTGAAGGGAAAACCTCACCATGGCAATAATACCCAGGACAGCAAGACTTGCTTGCTGTGCTTCTGGCCAAAAATTGTCACCATTGGACCAGCCAAATCGTCCACCCCATCCAAACCAACCTCCTCCACCAGAATCTCCCCCTCCACCTGCTTCCTCCCTCCTCTTAATTTCCTTGTTccatttttcaaattcatctttcTTTCCACCAAGAGCACTTTCTAAAGCTTTCTTTGCTTGTTCCTGCAGCCACAAATAAGACAGCTTAATCACACCTACAAACACATTTAATCTTGAGTCCTCCTATTCTTTTTATCCCGTATAGCATAACAAATACAGAGATCAACAATATCTAAACTCTAAGGCATGTCAAAAGACTGGAGTTGAAAGCCTCTAAACAGTTGGATTACAACACTCCCTTGCATATATCTCA
This genomic interval carries:
- the LOC133676698 gene encoding rho GDP-dissociation inhibitor 1-like; the protein is MSLEVGVNSNTKSMGFDEKNKEEVSETAATTKTPPNEEEHNVDEPKSGGISRKMSESSLYGTDQEEEDDEETNERNIELGPQYTLKEQLEKDKDDESLRRWKEQLLGAVDIEAAGETLEPEVKILSLEIKSSGRPDIVLSVPENGKPKGSWFTLKEGSRYSLQFTFEVKNNIVSGLKYTNTVWKTGIKVDSSKEMIGTFSPQTEPYTHEMPEETTPSGMFARGSYAARSKFVDDDNKCYLEINYTFDIRKDWLPTKN
- the LOC133676758 gene encoding uncharacterized protein LOC133676758 — encoded protein: MAQVLHINPLRSSTRPESNGTLFLSQSQKQDVKHSWTSLQREFKCNGKFTCLFSGGGREEQAKKALESALGGKKDEFEKWNKEIKRREEAGGGGDSGGGGWFGWGGRFGWSNGDNFWPEAQQASLAVLGIIAMYLIIAKGDLILAVMVNPLLYALRGTRNGLTFMSSKMLRKASPDDPADFAGALKNGVYVEVSAKESVKRKWGSN